The Deltaproteobacteria bacterium genome segment GACCAGTGAGTTATCTATTGTTCAAAAGTATTTGGAGCTTGAGTCTTTAAGATTCGGAAAGAGATTAAATTTTAAAATTAAATCTCCTGAAAATACTGAAAACATACTTATTCCAAGTTTGATTTTACAAACTCTTGTTGAGAACGCTATCAAACATGGAATTAGCCAGAATCTTAATGGTGGTATTATTGAAATTGAAATTACTCCCAAGCAAAATGGATATTTTATTGAAATTAGAAATACGGCTGGCGTTTCGCAAAACTTGAAAAATTCAACGGGGATAGGTCTTATGAACACACAATCAAGACTTGATCTTTTTTACGCTGATAAACATCAATTTTCTATTAGTTCTGTATCAGATCTGACAATTGTTCATTTTTGGATTTCCGGTGTGTGATGAAAAAAATATTAATCGTAGATGATGAAAAAATGGCAAGGGACCGCATTAAGAGGCTATTAACTTCGCTTACCAATAAGATTCAAATTTCCGAAGCTGAAAATGCTCCAGAGGCTTTTGAAAAAATTAAAAGCGATAAACCTGACATTTTACTTTTAGACATACAAATGCCTGTCATGACTGGGTTTGACTTGCTTTATCAGATTCAAGAGAGAAATTTTCAAATTATTTTTCAAACAGCGTATGATGAATTTGCAGTTAAAGCTTTTGAAGTGAATGCTTGCGATTATCTTTTGAAACCATTTACGGAAGAACGCCTATTAGCTGCAATGAAGAAAGCCTTTAGCCTTTTGGAGCAAAACTCGAATATTCAAAAGCTAGAAAAACATCTCGAATTGTCTAAAGTTTATCTTAATACAGTTATATCAAAATCTGGAATATCTACGAGGATTCTCAAAATCACAGATATTATAGCTTTTAAAAGCGAAGATCACTACACTTTTGCTATTACTGACAAAGGTGAATTTATCATTGAGAATTCACTTTCATGGTTAGAGGAAAAGCTTGATCCGAATTTATTCGTGCGCTGTCATCGCAATAACCTAGTGCAAATAGAATATATTGAAAAAATCGGTAACACCGCTAGCTCCTTTGTCTATTTAAAAAATGGAATCGAACTCCCTCTTTCTCGTGAAAGTAGGAAAAAACTGAAGGAAAAGAACTTATTAAAATGAATAAAGAAAAGACTTAATTGTTTTCTTTGTTTATGAAATTGATTTTTACCTTGCTTGTTCCTAGTTTTTATATAAGCTATGAACTTGCAAGGGGGATCAATGAAAACATCGAGCATCTTATTTTTGTGCGCCTTACATTTTGTGCTAGGGACGGTTACACCGTCGCTTGCTCAGACTCGAGAAGATAAATTCGTGGGATCAGAACCAGTCATTAATTCTCGAATATGGGAATCGATGAAAGAACCCACCCCCGCTCAACAGCAAATTGCACGGATTTTAAGAATTGCTTCCAAAATGCAGTACGTAAATGATGTCATGGCCGTAAAGGAATCGGGATTAATTTACGTTACCAATTTGGCTGATTTGGATTACTTATCGACCTTTACAGTGAGCAATCCATCGGATGGTTACAGAATGGCAACCGGTGATTTTATTGCCAGACATGTTGGAACTTACATTCGAACACGCGCTGATATTCCCGCATTGATGAAGCTAACTGGTCGAGTTGAAACCGTGCCTCAAGCCATGGCGTGCAAGTGGGCCGGCTTAAAAGTCGCGACAACAGCAGCTACATTTTTGCAAATCCTGCCCTTCGCTGTTGCATCTCCGTCAGAGGCCTATCAAACAATGGTTGGAGCTTTTGTAGCACAAAACATCTCTCGAGTCTTAGGACCGAAGTCTTCGATTAAAGTCATTTTAAAAATTGAAAGCTATTCAGTTTTGGTTTCTGAAGCCATGGCTGTTAAAAATGCCGGTTTGGTAGCTGTTAAAACCAAAGAAGATTTACTCTCTCTAGCAGATTTTGCTTTCGAATCGCCATCTTCAGCTTATCAAGAAGCTATTCGAGAATTTATAAGAAACAATATTTCTCGATTTCCATAAAAATTAATTGTTAAAGATTTCTTAACTATTTTAAAATTAACTGTTAAATCGCACACTCAAAATTTAACAAAGAAGATTTTTCATTATAATTACTTGATTAATCCATTGGGTTCACTTTAGTTATACAATCAATGATTTATTTAGATACCCTTCTCGATCAAACTGTTGATACCAAAGAATACAATGAACAAGTTAAATGGCTCTTATCAATTTTTAAATGGATTCGCATGCCTAAAGACTTGCAGAATCACAATATTCCAAAAGACCGTATTTATTCAGTACGAATTAAATATTTATTAATTTTATTAGAAAAAAATCCTCAGTGGAGAACAAATTTTATTAGCTCTATTTCTAGTGTTTTAAATCAAATGTCCTCCGTTAGAATATTTTCTGATGTTGGAATGTCTCTCAACACAAGCTTTATTCAAGAATTCATCAGACGAATTGAAGAAAAAATTTTACCACAAGCTCCACTCGCTGATAATTTATCATCCTTACTTTTAGAACTCTTTCCTGATGAAGATGAAAGTCTTTTAATTAATAAAATTGATGAATCTGTTTTTAATGAGTTCATCCTCTTATTTGCAAATGATGACCGACTCATTCAGCATTTAATAGAGAATATACTCATATCCGTGCAAGCTCTATCTATTCAATTACTTGCTAATACTTATACTCTACATCGCGAAATTTATGAAAATATTAGCGCCCATCAAAACTGGCCAGAAAGCAAATTAGCACTCGCTCTTGATCCAGATCGTTTGTCTGAATTCAATGTCCTTCATCTCTACCTTTTGGAAGCCAAAGCCAGGCTGGAAATTGCCTATCTTAAAATGGAAGAAAAAGGTATTAAGATTGATTTGGTTTATTTATTAGAATCACAACGCCGAAAAATTGAAAGGATTCAAGCACTTTTACAAATATTAAATAGAAAAGAAAGTTCACCTATTTCTATTCGCAACTTTATCGCTAAGTTAGTTTTAGATATCCACCACCAATATAGCTTAAGATCATTCTTCAAAGAAAATCTTTCTTTGTTAACCAAACAAATTGTTCGCAATAATTCTGATTTAGGTGAGCACTATGTTACTTTTGATTGGAGTGATTTTAGTAAAATGTATCGTTGTGCCGTGGGAGGTGGGGCACTTACCTCGGTGACGGTTTATATAAAACTATTAACATCCAGTCTGGCTCTTAGTGGCTTTATTAAAGGATTAGCTGAAAGTCTGAATTACACCTTCAGCTTTCTGGCAATTCAATCCATGGGATGGACGTTAGCTACAAAACAACCTTCAACGACAGCTCCCTACTTAGCTGATTCCTTAAAAAAGTCATTACATGACGCTAAAACCTCTATCTTGGCTATTTTACGAACTCAATTTATATCCGTTTTAGGTAATTTAACCTTGGTAATGCCAATTTGTTTCTTTATATCGTGGGGTCTTAAGGGCTCAGGTCATCCTATTTTAACCGAAGAGTCTAGCTACTTCATTTTTTCTTCCAGTAATTTTTTAAGTTTTTCATTCGTTTTTGCCACCTTCACTGGAGTCCTGTTGTTTATTTCAAGTTTAATTGCTGGTTGGTTTGATAATTGGATCACTCTTCACAAAGT includes the following:
- a CDS encoding response regulator transcription factor, with the protein product MKKILIVDDEKMARDRIKRLLTSLTNKIQISEAENAPEAFEKIKSDKPDILLLDIQMPVMTGFDLLYQIQERNFQIIFQTAYDEFAVKAFEVNACDYLLKPFTEERLLAAMKKAFSLLEQNSNIQKLEKHLELSKVYLNTVISKSGISTRILKITDIIAFKSEDHYTFAITDKGEFIIENSLSWLEEKLDPNLFVRCHRNNLVQIEYIEKIGNTASSFVYLKNGIELPLSRESRKKLKEKNLLK